In the genome of Flavobacterium panacagri, one region contains:
- a CDS encoding DUF4955 domain-containing protein → MIRQAIIVSCGFFMNTILAQELPKIITSKTNYLPDFSYAGYRFGESPIPEVNGKVINAADFGVKADDQLDDSKALLKAFKAANAVDGNVILQLPKGKIILSDILYIERSNFVLRGAGSDENGTEIYCPRPMMYLKDPESLAELREYLTTFDKRQRESENNIDLPFSQYAWSGGFIWTQVPGERVKSYLDKYEPESKVLAKVSSGKMGEFTINVSYVKNLKVGDIVELQLFNKDGENGEIIKDLYQGAKVKPGSHHWQFPKLPIVRQQVEIAKISGSKITLKTPLTISIKPAYQAQLVEWKHLNEVGIEHLRFTFPGIPRIAHHVEPGNNGIFLTRLFNSWVKDVKITNADSGILAEEVSNVTIQDITTDGSHLAHYTVTLGGVHNVLVKNLKIYNKTVHPLSFNTFATKNVYQNCEIFADPLLDQHSGANHQNLFDNITVHITPDKNKSYLLFGGGGAEYWKPSHGPFSTFWNLNVQVTDPDISKPVLLYGMKDGAFARIIGVHGNTKFEIKYDVDPYIEFLNTPIDKISSLYDYQLKKRLKK, encoded by the coding sequence ATGATTCGCCAAGCCATTATTGTCTCCTGTGGCTTTTTTATGAATACCATATTGGCGCAGGAATTACCTAAAATTATTACTTCAAAAACAAACTATCTTCCTGATTTTAGTTATGCAGGTTATCGCTTCGGCGAAAGCCCGATTCCTGAAGTCAATGGAAAAGTTATCAATGCAGCCGATTTTGGCGTCAAAGCCGATGATCAGCTTGACGACTCAAAAGCATTATTAAAAGCTTTCAAAGCGGCTAATGCTGTTGATGGAAATGTCATTTTGCAATTACCAAAAGGAAAAATTATCCTTAGTGATATTCTCTACATCGAAAGAAGCAATTTTGTGCTTCGAGGCGCAGGTTCTGATGAAAACGGAACAGAAATCTATTGCCCAAGACCCATGATGTATCTTAAAGATCCTGAGTCTTTAGCAGAACTTCGCGAATATTTAACCACTTTTGACAAAAGACAGCGTGAGTCCGAAAATAATATCGATTTGCCTTTTTCTCAATATGCTTGGTCTGGCGGTTTTATCTGGACACAAGTTCCAGGCGAACGCGTCAAATCTTATTTAGATAAATATGAACCTGAATCTAAAGTTTTAGCAAAGGTCAGTTCTGGAAAAATGGGAGAATTTACCATCAATGTTTCTTATGTAAAAAATCTAAAAGTTGGAGATATTGTCGAATTACAGTTGTTTAATAAAGACGGCGAAAATGGCGAAATTATTAAAGATTTATACCAAGGTGCTAAAGTAAAACCAGGATCACATCACTGGCAGTTTCCTAAACTTCCTATTGTCAGACAGCAGGTTGAAATTGCTAAGATTTCTGGATCAAAAATTACGCTTAAAACTCCTTTGACCATTTCAATCAAACCCGCTTATCAGGCACAATTGGTGGAATGGAAACATTTAAACGAAGTCGGAATTGAACATCTTCGTTTTACCTTTCCTGGTATTCCTAGAATTGCACACCATGTGGAACCAGGAAATAATGGGATTTTTTTGACCCGTTTGTTCAACAGCTGGGTTAAAGATGTGAAAATAACTAACGCTGACAGCGGCATTTTAGCCGAAGAAGTTTCAAATGTAACCATCCAAGATATTACAACCGATGGATCACATTTAGCACATTATACTGTAACTTTAGGCGGTGTTCACAATGTGTTGGTCAAAAACCTAAAAATCTATAATAAGACGGTGCATCCGTTAAGTTTCAACACTTTTGCAACAAAAAATGTATATCAAAATTGTGAGATTTTTGCAGATCCGCTTTTAGACCAGCATTCAGGTGCTAATCATCAAAATTTATTTGACAATATTACTGTTCATATTACTCCAGATAAAAATAAGAGTTATTTGTTGTTTGGCGGTGGCGGCGCTGAATACTGGAAACCTTCACACGGGCCTTTCAGTACATTTTGGAATTTAAATGTTCAGGTTACAGATCCAGATATATCAAAACCTGTCTTGTTATACGGAATGAAAGATGGCGCTTTTGCCAGAATTATTGGCGTACATGGAAACACAAAATTTGAAATCAAATACGATGTTGATCCTTATATTGAATTTTTGAATACACCAATTGATAAAATTTCATCTCTTTACGATTATCAATTAAAAAAACGCTTAAAAAAATAA
- a CDS encoding two-component regulator propeller domain-containing protein codes for MKYKIAFLTIVFVFGNLFSQNKYRLKNISTTDGLSQSSVIAIHQDRFGQMWFGTRDGLNKYDGSRFTIYRNDVNDKFSISNNDILAIEEDNSGKIWIGTYNGLNCYDPVSNKFTRYLHTKTNHTISNNAVWSIREIGGEMWFGTSKGLTVYNKKSRAFSSVFHSEEDASTLPSNNILSILKTKKGKIWIGTTKGLCQLISRKDGKFVFKNYPLNTTDLLNVQSVIEDQNGDLWVGTKNKGLLKFDLKQKTYVSFLEATKYREINTDIRSLVIDHLGSLWVGTYDGIYILGKDKSLQKINNNNNSIGIDKVKSVFMDKKGSIWIGCYYKGVNLWDVSNVNFSNYNQNSKKIPMSFDVVSSIITDKNENIYFGTEGGGITIFNKNTESVSYINSKTGQTNKNDIKAMCFSDNHILWIGTFSKGLSAYNTITKRIEDNRIAAELSELLKDSGVYSLKTEGNILWIGTFGKGLIWYNTTTKDFRIIGNDNTKPVFLTNNILRTILVDKQNFLWVGTQNGLNRIPLKNFNPQKYTIQHFFYNHAALSGDDILTLFQDTQNKIWVGTKAKGLFYFDGKKFNPINLKIGNTVITSIHSILEDDDQNLWISTNQGIIKYGTIKKNVVIYDQKDGLASNEFNDNSALKLASNQFYFGSPSGATFFDPTKISLNQYAPQVLITDLKIKNETINAADKTGILDKSIGFTQTITLDYDKANFSINFALPNYIRSKNNLYSYRLTGLENNWTTTKNTEANFAIQNPGTYTFEVRGANNDGVWNKTSTTLTVIVNPAPWRSIWAFLLYGIIIGLGLYGLIWIMKSKAHLKQKLELEYLETKRIEENNKLKLDFFTNISHEFRTPLTLILGPLQQILADYNGTNEMYKKLLVIEGSANHLLSLINRLMDFRKLENHQVTLESANGNIVKFTREIYLSFIEYAKDGGYDYTFETSEDEILVYYDRYKLERVFYNLISNAFRYTPKGGAINIKISHDNENLFIAIEDSGVGIDEEHIDKIFDLFFEVPTHNQVQKNYNKGTGIGLSIVKNIVKLHKGSIDVTNKPTGGVIFKVTLPLGREHLSESEIITDFKISDDIEQYKAQLEPSEIVESEDIEDLIVNEEKQTILIVEDHKVLRKFMKNLLKKDYNIMEAENGKIAFEKALKYVPNLIISDVIMPEMVGTELCSKIKENLKTSHIPVILLTSRSSLVYKFEGLESGADDYISKPFNLMEFRLRVKNLLNTTERLKIKFSSEDSFIPSEITVSSLDEELLKKAFKIVEDNISNEQFDIPFFCSELGVSRTMLFLKIKAWTNCTPNEFIHEIRLKRAAQLLEQNKLTVSEISYKVGFNNPKYFSKCFQKKYGETPSQYADKFYKSSSVF; via the coding sequence ATGAAATACAAAATAGCTTTTCTCACAATTGTATTTGTTTTCGGAAATTTATTTTCCCAAAATAAATACCGCCTTAAAAATATCTCTACAACCGACGGACTTTCACAGAGTTCTGTTATTGCCATTCATCAGGATAGATTTGGGCAGATGTGGTTTGGTACGCGTGATGGCCTCAACAAATATGATGGCAGCCGATTCACAATTTACAGAAACGATGTCAACGATAAATTCTCCATCAGCAACAATGATATTTTGGCCATCGAAGAAGACAATTCAGGAAAAATATGGATTGGAACTTACAATGGATTAAACTGTTACGATCCTGTTTCAAATAAATTTACGAGATATCTTCATACCAAAACCAATCATACTATAAGTAATAATGCGGTTTGGAGTATCCGAGAAATTGGTGGAGAAATGTGGTTTGGAACTTCCAAAGGACTAACGGTTTACAATAAAAAATCGCGGGCATTTAGTTCTGTTTTTCATTCTGAGGAAGATGCTTCAACTCTTCCAAGCAATAATATTCTGAGTATTTTAAAAACCAAAAAAGGTAAAATCTGGATTGGCACTACAAAGGGTTTATGTCAGCTTATAAGCAGAAAAGATGGAAAATTTGTATTCAAAAATTATCCGCTCAATACCACTGATTTATTAAATGTTCAATCGGTTATCGAAGATCAAAATGGAGATTTATGGGTAGGAACAAAAAACAAAGGGCTTTTAAAATTCGACCTAAAACAAAAAACTTATGTTTCTTTTTTAGAGGCCACTAAATACCGTGAAATTAATACGGATATTAGATCCTTAGTGATTGACCATCTAGGTTCGTTATGGGTTGGTACTTATGACGGAATTTACATTTTAGGAAAAGATAAAAGTCTGCAGAAAATCAATAATAACAATAACAGCATTGGGATCGACAAAGTAAAATCGGTTTTTATGGATAAAAAAGGCTCTATCTGGATTGGTTGTTATTACAAAGGCGTTAATCTTTGGGATGTATCGAACGTCAATTTCTCTAACTATAATCAGAATTCAAAAAAGATTCCTATGAGTTTTGATGTAGTGAGTTCTATTATTACTGATAAAAACGAGAATATTTATTTTGGAACCGAAGGCGGTGGTATTACAATTTTCAATAAAAATACAGAGTCAGTAAGCTACATAAACAGTAAAACAGGACAAACTAACAAAAATGATATCAAAGCAATGTGCTTTTCTGACAATCATATTTTGTGGATTGGAACTTTTTCTAAGGGATTATCTGCTTATAATACTATTACAAAAAGAATTGAAGACAACAGAATTGCTGCCGAATTAAGTGAATTATTAAAAGACAGTGGTGTTTATTCCCTGAAAACTGAAGGTAATATTTTATGGATTGGAACTTTTGGAAAAGGACTAATTTGGTACAACACAACGACAAAAGATTTTAGAATTATTGGAAATGACAATACAAAACCAGTCTTTTTGACCAATAATATTCTCCGAACCATTTTAGTTGACAAACAAAATTTTCTTTGGGTTGGAACTCAAAACGGACTCAATCGAATTCCATTAAAAAATTTCAATCCGCAAAAATATACGATTCAGCATTTCTTTTATAATCATGCCGCTTTATCTGGCGATGATATCCTGACTTTGTTTCAGGATACTCAAAACAAAATCTGGGTTGGCACTAAAGCAAAAGGATTATTTTATTTTGACGGAAAAAAATTCAATCCCATCAATTTAAAAATTGGAAATACAGTGATCACTTCTATCCATTCGATTTTAGAAGATGATGATCAAAACTTATGGATTAGCACCAATCAAGGAATTATCAAATACGGCACTATTAAAAAAAATGTAGTCATCTACGACCAAAAAGATGGATTGGCAAGCAATGAATTCAATGATAATTCGGCTTTAAAACTGGCTTCAAATCAATTTTACTTTGGAAGTCCATCTGGCGCTACTTTTTTTGATCCTACGAAGATTTCTTTAAACCAATATGCACCACAGGTTCTAATAACAGATTTGAAAATTAAAAACGAAACCATAAATGCAGCTGATAAAACTGGAATTCTAGACAAAAGCATTGGCTTTACTCAAACTATAACCTTGGATTATGATAAGGCCAATTTCTCTATAAATTTTGCACTTCCAAACTACATTCGATCCAAAAACAATCTCTATAGTTATCGCTTAACTGGATTGGAAAACAACTGGACGACAACAAAAAATACCGAAGCTAATTTTGCTATTCAAAATCCAGGAACCTATACTTTCGAAGTTCGAGGCGCAAATAACGATGGTGTTTGGAACAAAACTTCTACAACCTTAACTGTTATTGTAAATCCAGCTCCGTGGCGCAGTATTTGGGCATTCTTACTTTATGGTATTATAATCGGATTAGGATTATATGGTTTAATCTGGATCATGAAATCTAAAGCGCATCTAAAACAAAAACTGGAACTAGAATATCTAGAAACCAAACGAATAGAAGAAAACAACAAACTTAAGCTTGATTTCTTTACTAATATTTCTCACGAATTTAGAACACCTTTAACTTTAATTCTAGGCCCTTTACAACAAATTCTCGCCGATTACAACGGAACGAACGAAATGTATAAAAAGCTTTTGGTTATTGAAGGAAGCGCTAATCATCTTTTGAGTTTGATTAACCGTTTAATGGATTTTAGAAAACTCGAAAATCATCAGGTTACACTGGAATCAGCAAACGGAAATATCGTCAAATTTACCAGAGAAATCTATTTATCTTTTATAGAATATGCCAAAGATGGCGGTTATGACTACACTTTTGAAACTTCAGAAGATGAAATTTTAGTCTACTATGATCGCTATAAATTGGAACGTGTTTTTTATAATCTGATTTCAAACGCTTTTCGATATACTCCAAAAGGTGGGGCGATTAACATTAAAATCAGTCATGACAACGAAAATCTTTTTATTGCAATTGAAGATTCTGGAGTTGGAATTGACGAGGAACATATCGATAAAATTTTTGATTTGTTTTTTGAAGTTCCAACGCATAATCAAGTTCAGAAGAATTATAATAAAGGAACAGGAATTGGACTCTCCATTGTAAAAAATATTGTAAAATTACATAAAGGGTCTATTGATGTAACCAATAAGCCAACTGGAGGCGTTATTTTTAAAGTAACTCTTCCGCTTGGACGCGAACATTTATCAGAAAGCGAAATTATTACTGATTTTAAAATCAGCGATGATATCGAACAATACAAAGCTCAGTTAGAACCTTCTGAAATTGTTGAAAGTGAAGATATCGAAGATTTAATTGTCAACGAAGAAAAACAGACGATTTTAATTGTTGAAGACCATAAAGTGCTGAGAAAGTTCATGAAAAATCTTCTCAAAAAAGATTACAATATTATGGAAGCCGAAAACGGAAAAATTGCCTTTGAAAAAGCTTTAAAATATGTTCCGAATTTGATTATCAGCGACGTAATAATGCCCGAAATGGTAGGAACTGAGTTGTGTTCGAAGATAAAAGAGAATTTAAAAACCAGCCATATTCCTGTAATTCTTTTAACTTCGAGATCTTCGTTAGTATATAAATTTGAAGGATTAGAAAGTGGTGCCGATGATTACATAAGCAAACCATTCAATTTAATGGAATTCAGGCTTCGTGTCAAAAATTTACTGAACACAACTGAACGCTTAAAAATCAAATTTTCAAGCGAAGACAGTTTTATTCCATCAGAAATTACAGTTTCTTCTTTAGATGAAGAACTATTGAAAAAAGCGTTTAAAATTGTCGAAGATAATATTTCAAACGAACAATTTGATATTCCATTTTTCTGTTCCGAATTAGGCGTAAGCCGAACCATGTTATTTTTAAAAATTAAAGCTTGGACGAATTGCACGCCAAATGAATTTATTCATGAAATTAGATTGAAACGTGCGGCACAATTATTAGAACAAAATAAATTGACTGTTTCTGAAATCAGTTATAAAGTTGGTTTTAACAACCCGAAATATTTCAGCAAATGCTTTCAGAAAAAATACGGAGAAACACCGTCTCAATACGCAGATAAATTTTATAAATCTTCGTCTGTATTTTAA
- a CDS encoding SusC/RagA family TonB-linked outer membrane protein, with protein sequence MFANQKNKPFKWCLLVSFLLVNFMMNAQEKKVTGKVTSSEDLLGLPGANVYIKNSSVGASADMDGNYTVIVSEKNAVLVFNFVGFQTVEIPVGNKTVINVSLKPDTKALDEVIVVGYGTRKKSDITGSVSSVTAKELTAYPVLNAEQALQGRAAGVSVQTNNGGEPGASTKIRVRGGTSINASGDALIVVDGFAGVSMPAPQDIASIEVLKDASATAIYGSRGSNGVIMVTTKKGKPGKPVIEFSNSTSIQSVNNKLHLLNADQFVAYRKSFTTHTDAGSNTDWQDVIYRDGMISNTQLSFSGGSENVKYYVSGTYFNQNGVVINSGIDKYTIVSNLEADLTSKFKVGLNLFTSKQNKEGIVSQTSAGGTGAAGVIASAYRFMPDKGIYNADGSYTTTAPIGDDIDNPYATAMENILETVSIVNRSNFFAQYQITKDLDFKTTLGLTDNNSQTGRFIPSTLIAGKNIKGEASVNNTRFSSFLTENYLTFKREIIDHGILTVLGGYSYQKNKNENSYAASRGFLTNTNSYRNLGAGTVFLKPDSGLSETELISAFGRLNFDYDDRYLLTFTARRDGSSSFSKNYKYGTFPSGAIGWNISKESFLKDNKTLSNLKLRASYGATGNPSIGAYSTLSRFSEIYYVSGDVIVNAVQLTSLDNPNLKWETSYQQDYGIDLGLFDNRISITADYYKTITKDLLFNRPLPGVSGIATQLQNVGELENKGWELGINTKNFIGADFTWSTNFNISSNKNKVLKLADNKDLLINSAPGHFLATESQILRVGQPVGSFFGFVYDGVIQQGEPVLPGNFETIAGGEKFKDVNGDGKLDSQDKTIIGNPNPDFIFGFNNDFTYKNLDLNIFFQGSQGGQILNYTLMELASGNNNATTEVLDSWTPTNTDTNVPINAARTKRITSRFVYDGSYIRLKNISLGYSLDEKFVSKMGLNKVRFYVSAQNIWTITNYPGTDPETSYLNDSNARSNTYLGLDYGGYPNVRTFTMGLNVKF encoded by the coding sequence ATGTTTGCAAACCAAAAAAACAAACCGTTTAAATGGTGTTTACTGGTATCTTTTTTACTGGTAAATTTCATGATGAATGCACAGGAAAAAAAAGTTACTGGAAAAGTAACTTCCAGTGAAGATTTACTTGGACTTCCTGGTGCTAATGTCTATATCAAAAATTCTTCTGTTGGAGCATCTGCAGATATGGATGGAAATTACACCGTTATTGTTTCAGAAAAAAATGCTGTTTTAGTTTTTAATTTCGTCGGATTTCAAACTGTTGAGATTCCAGTTGGAAACAAAACCGTAATCAATGTAAGCTTAAAACCAGATACCAAAGCACTTGACGAAGTAATTGTTGTAGGATATGGAACTCGTAAAAAGAGTGATATAACAGGTTCAGTATCTTCTGTAACAGCAAAAGAACTAACTGCATATCCTGTCTTAAATGCAGAACAAGCCTTGCAGGGGCGTGCAGCAGGGGTTTCTGTACAAACCAATAATGGCGGGGAACCTGGTGCTTCAACAAAAATCAGGGTTCGTGGAGGAACATCAATCAATGCCAGCGGTGATGCGCTTATTGTAGTTGATGGTTTTGCGGGTGTTTCTATGCCAGCTCCTCAGGATATTGCTTCTATTGAAGTTTTAAAAGATGCTTCGGCAACTGCCATTTACGGATCTAGAGGTTCAAATGGAGTTATTATGGTTACCACAAAAAAAGGGAAACCTGGTAAACCGGTAATAGAATTCAGTAACTCCACTTCAATTCAATCAGTAAATAATAAACTTCATTTATTAAACGCAGATCAATTTGTCGCATACCGAAAAAGTTTCACAACGCATACCGATGCAGGTTCAAATACAGACTGGCAAGATGTAATTTATCGTGACGGAATGATTTCGAATACACAATTATCCTTTTCTGGCGGTTCTGAAAATGTGAAATATTATGTTTCTGGAACCTATTTCAATCAAAATGGAGTTGTAATTAATTCTGGAATTGATAAATACACTATTGTAAGCAACCTCGAAGCCGATTTAACCTCTAAATTCAAAGTAGGTTTAAACCTTTTTACCAGTAAACAAAACAAAGAAGGAATTGTGAGCCAGACAAGCGCTGGAGGAACGGGTGCAGCAGGTGTAATTGCATCAGCATATCGATTTATGCCTGATAAAGGAATTTACAATGCAGATGGTTCTTATACTACAACAGCACCAATTGGAGATGATATTGACAATCCTTATGCAACAGCAATGGAAAACATTTTGGAAACTGTTTCTATAGTAAACAGAAGTAATTTCTTTGCTCAATATCAAATTACAAAAGATTTAGATTTTAAAACTACCTTAGGTTTAACTGATAATAATTCGCAGACAGGAAGATTTATTCCATCAACCTTAATTGCAGGGAAAAATATCAAAGGAGAAGCATCTGTCAACAATACTCGATTTTCTTCTTTCTTAACAGAAAATTATCTGACTTTCAAACGTGAAATTATCGATCACGGAATTTTGACTGTTCTTGGAGGTTACTCTTATCAAAAAAACAAAAACGAAAATTCGTATGCAGCTTCAAGAGGTTTCTTAACCAATACCAACTCTTACAGAAATTTAGGCGCTGGAACGGTATTCTTAAAACCAGATTCTGGTTTATCTGAAACCGAATTAATCTCTGCTTTTGGAAGGTTGAATTTCGATTATGATGACCGTTACTTACTGACTTTTACTGCAAGACGAGATGGTTCTTCAAGCTTTAGTAAAAACTACAAATATGGAACGTTTCCGTCTGGAGCAATTGGATGGAACATTAGCAAAGAATCTTTCTTAAAAGACAATAAAACCCTTTCAAATTTAAAATTAAGAGCAAGTTATGGTGCTACTGGTAATCCTTCTATCGGTGCCTATTCTACTCTTTCTCGTTTCTCAGAAATTTATTATGTAAGTGGCGACGTGATTGTAAATGCAGTGCAGCTGACTTCATTGGATAATCCGAACTTAAAATGGGAGACTTCCTATCAGCAGGATTACGGAATTGATTTAGGTTTATTTGATAACCGAATCAGCATCACGGCAGATTATTATAAAACCATCACTAAAGATTTGTTGTTTAACAGACCTCTTCCGGGAGTTTCAGGAATTGCTACACAGCTTCAAAATGTTGGAGAATTAGAAAACAAAGGATGGGAATTAGGAATTAATACCAAAAACTTCATTGGAGCCGATTTCACTTGGTCAACTAACTTCAATATTTCATCAAACAAAAACAAAGTATTAAAATTAGCCGATAACAAAGATTTATTGATTAACTCTGCTCCAGGTCATTTCTTAGCAACAGAATCGCAGATTTTAAGAGTGGGGCAGCCAGTCGGATCATTCTTTGGTTTTGTATATGATGGCGTAATTCAGCAAGGGGAGCCTGTATTACCAGGAAATTTTGAAACTATTGCCGGGGGAGAAAAATTCAAAGATGTTAACGGAGACGGTAAATTAGATTCTCAGGATAAAACGATCATTGGAAATCCAAATCCTGATTTCATTTTTGGTTTCAACAATGATTTCACTTATAAAAATCTAGACTTGAATATCTTTTTTCAAGGATCACAGGGAGGTCAAATCTTAAATTATACTTTGATGGAACTAGCCTCTGGAAACAATAATGCTACAACAGAAGTTTTAGATTCTTGGACGCCGACAAATACAGATACTAACGTACCGATTAATGCGGCAAGAACGAAAAGAATTACCTCAAGATTTGTTTATGATGGAAGTTACATTCGTCTGAAAAACATTTCTTTAGGATACAGTTTAGATGAAAAATTTGTTTCTAAAATGGGATTAAACAAAGTGCGTTTCTATGTTAGTGCACAAAACATCTGGACGATCACTAATTATCCGGGAACAGATCCTGAAACAAGCTACTTAAACGATTCTAATGCAAGAAGCAACACTTACTTAGGATTAGATTACGGTGGGTATCCAAACGTGAGAACATTTACAATGGGTCTTAATGTAAAATTTTAG
- a CDS encoding RagB/SusD family nutrient uptake outer membrane protein codes for MKKYIAFLFLGTLTFFGCSDLEEKPVGIIRPENFFNNTDDLQAAVNGAFANIAHNNYWGREFTISLMLRDDMADIGDRTTQAARIDVNDMSMNDTNALVANFWPQSYVIITAANQAIAGAKKTPGDPAKVNAIVAQAYFARAFAYYHLVRLFGDIPYIDFVVNDVNQINSISKTKEADVYPKIIADLEFAKQWLDDKPKVKAVPGKGTAAGYLASVYLTLGNFQKAYDEAKYVITNEAKFGLGLDADFQDLFNATKTATLKEPLFTVDFNNLTSGNYGQDYTAFFTGSLKDDSYSYGQGFSVAVPSLKVFNTWDQRDYRRAVSFDTIIRKKTGPGGSLQVYPSSDNEKAPRPHIAKYFRFPGKAGANGRTSQHNYITMRFAEVLLTAAEALNEISPGTTEADGYVNRVRARARNKAGKLVSFPANVTPGLSQADFRKMVIDERRLELAFEYVRWYDIKRLKIGPEVFGPNGLEPHANFDANKDYLWPLPGTELAINPNLKPNNPGY; via the coding sequence ATGAAAAAATATATAGCATTTCTATTTTTAGGAACTCTAACCTTTTTTGGCTGTTCTGACTTGGAAGAAAAACCAGTAGGAATTATTCGTCCAGAGAACTTTTTTAACAATACCGATGATTTACAAGCGGCCGTAAATGGTGCTTTTGCCAACATTGCACACAATAATTATTGGGGAAGAGAATTTACAATCTCCTTAATGCTTCGCGACGACATGGCCGACATTGGCGATAGAACGACTCAGGCGGCACGTATAGATGTAAACGATATGAGCATGAATGATACCAATGCGCTTGTGGCAAACTTTTGGCCTCAGTCGTATGTTATTATCACAGCAGCTAATCAAGCTATTGCCGGCGCTAAGAAAACACCCGGCGATCCTGCAAAAGTAAATGCGATTGTGGCACAAGCCTATTTTGCAAGGGCTTTTGCTTATTATCATTTAGTACGCCTTTTTGGAGATATTCCATATATTGATTTTGTGGTAAATGATGTCAATCAGATTAATTCAATCAGTAAAACAAAAGAAGCTGATGTTTATCCAAAAATCATTGCCGATCTAGAATTTGCCAAACAATGGCTGGATGATAAACCAAAAGTAAAAGCAGTTCCAGGAAAAGGTACAGCAGCAGGTTATTTAGCATCTGTTTATCTGACTTTAGGAAATTTCCAAAAAGCCTATGATGAAGCAAAATATGTAATTACAAACGAAGCCAAATTTGGTTTAGGTTTGGATGCTGATTTTCAGGATTTATTTAACGCTACTAAAACTGCTACATTAAAAGAACCTTTGTTTACAGTAGATTTTAATAACTTAACCTCAGGAAATTACGGTCAAGATTACACAGCATTTTTTACAGGTTCATTAAAAGATGACAGTTACAGCTATGGGCAAGGATTTTCAGTTGCTGTTCCATCTTTAAAAGTATTCAATACTTGGGATCAGAGAGATTATAGAAGAGCGGTAAGTTTTGATACCATTATTAGAAAAAAAACTGGGCCAGGAGGTTCATTGCAAGTTTATCCTTCAAGTGACAACGAAAAAGCGCCTCGTCCTCATATTGCAAAATATTTCCGTTTTCCAGGAAAGGCAGGTGCTAATGGAAGAACTTCGCAGCACAATTACATTACGATGCGTTTTGCCGAAGTTTTATTGACTGCTGCAGAAGCTTTAAACGAAATCAGTCCAGGAACAACGGAAGCTGATGGTTATGTAAACCGTGTTCGCGCCAGAGCTAGAAATAAAGCTGGAAAACTGGTCTCTTTCCCAGCAAACGTTACTCCAGGATTATCTCAAGCCGATTTTAGAAAAATGGTAATTGACGAAAGAAGATTGGAACTGGCTTTTGAATACGTAAGATGGTATGACATAAAGAGATTAAAAATTGGCCCAGAAGTATTCGGCCCAAATGGCTTGGAACCACATGCTAATTTCGATGCAAACAAAGACTATTTATGGCCGTTGCCGGGAACCGAATTGGCTATCAATCCGAATTTAAAGCCAAATAATCCTGGTTATTAA